A single genomic interval of Pyrus communis chromosome 7, drPyrComm1.1, whole genome shotgun sequence harbors:
- the LOC137739260 gene encoding disease resistance protein Roq1-like yields the protein MAFRVQEFSTKYLDVGRSPDVRIIGICGMGGIGKTTLARAVCSNYQHSFSRHCYLEDVRSKKKEMVSLQEQLLRDILKQPDIKVSNVAEGTKEIKKRLGSMKVLVGVDDIDDADQLDELAIEHDSFGPGSRIIITTRDEHVLNIQKVDKKYKAQAMTKKEALELLSWHAFGNDHPDKNILNWQEILLIIVEDCP from the coding sequence ATGGCTTTTCGCGTGCAAGAATTCAGTACTAAATACTTAGATGTTGGACGTTCACCTGATGTTCGAATAATTGGAATTTGTGGTATGGGTGGTATAGGTAAAACAACGCTTGCCAGAGCCGTTTGTAGCAATTATCAACATAGTTTTAGTCGTCACTGTTACCTTGAAGATGTGAGGagtaaaaagaaagagatggtTAGTTTGCAAGAACAACTTCTTCGAGATATTTTAAAACAGCCTGACATTAAGGTAAGCAATGTTGCTGAAGGGACCAAAGAGATCAAGAAAAGACTTGGAAGCATGAAGGTACTTGTCGGGGTTGATGACATAGATGATGCAGACCAATTAGATGAATTGGCAATAGAACATGATTCATTTGGTCCAGGGAGCAGAATTATTATAACAACAAGAGATGAACATGTGCTGAATATACAAAAGGTGGATAAAAAATATAAGGCACAAGCAATGACAAAGAAAGAAGCTCTTGAGCTCCTTAGTTGGCATGCCTTTGGAAATGATCATCCCGATAAAAATATATTGAATTGGCAAGAGATATTGTTGATTATTGTGGAGGATTGCCCCTAG
- the LOC137740259 gene encoding disease resistance protein RPV1-like: MDTSSSAHGAAAAASSSSSQCSNRWKYEVFLSFRGDDTRTTFTDHLFIALRNAGIKTFIDNQLTRGENIQSELDQEIEGSRIAVIIFSKRYAESRWCLRELSKIMRCLKDQEGKIVCPIFYDVDPSQVRKQNGSFSKAFQKHKRNEDPNEVKQWREDLTASADLGGWNLKTTADGHEGVFIEKIIGEIKGLLKPTDLKEAKHSVGIAFRVQEFNIKYLDVRGSPDVQIIGIWGIGGIGKTTLARAIFSKYQHSFSSQCYLEEVRSNKKNMVSLQEQLLRDILKRPDIKVSSVAEGTEEIEKRLGSMKVLVVVDDIDDLDQLDKLAITHDTFGLGSRIIITTRDEQVLNIQKVDKRYKAQEMTDNEAFELLSWHAFGNPCPDEEYIELARDVVDYCGGLPLALEVVGRLLATKKTKSIWKSTLDKLRNIPDRTIHETLKLSYDGLRDDHVKGVFLDISCFFIGKNKSFVTAILDGCSRFSVEAEIATLCDRCLLYFGEYKELRMHDLIRDMGREIVRAKSPMKLGKCSRLWHSEDAKSVLRNESGTEAVEGLTLFLPEHSDDEQSFTTEAFKKMWRLKFLELKNVKLTGSYKHLSKELRSLYWNGFPLEAIPVDFDQRNLIYMELRYSKMVRVWEDSELLPKKLKYLILGDCHNLTELPDFSKLPHLEALFLSGCKGLCGGYHFLAQLKMIKVLEFRDCNITDGAVLEIIGSLYSLKLLNLGGNGFNRLPILSGLSQLRFLFLYHCINLQAIPDLPTSLLELHANYCTALEIMSDFSEMSKMGKLELKDCRKLKDIPNLESSMDYMDSIHMEGCTSLTDTFKENLQTKNAFGGIFLSGNDIPHRLAYVAREDETVKFEVPPSIDYIGGLALGIVYSSDNSDSTGSLCIDVVNRTQRTIFRIRSMEATTVIASHEYYLWLGNLSNKKLNLKGGDMVLVKAEFYGRDNRIKVKKMGVDIVKWDLFDGGTNWNTYATMPYESDEDTTMSYESDEETNDDTQLSNRHVFLCYKTPEAWPWRIEGFDSDPLPKFFASTLKARKNDINVKTLLTVIEGREGTEFSDGDVLIFPQMIKYR, from the exons ATGGATACCAGCAGCTCCGCCCATGGAGCCGCTGCTGCCGCCTCTTCGTCTTCCTCGCAGTGCTCAAACCGCTGGAAGTACGAGGTGTTCCTGAGCTTTAGAGGCGACGACACGCGCACTACCTTCACAGACCACCTTTTCATTGCGTTACGCAATGCCGGAATTAAGACGTTTATAGACAACCAGCTCACAAGGGGGGAAAACATACAGAGTGAACTTGACCAAGAAATCGAAGGGTCGAGAATTGCCGTCATCATCTTCTCCAAGAGGTATGCGGAGTCCCGATGGTGCCTGAGGGAGCTGTCGAAGATCATGAGGTGCCTAAAAGATCAAGAGGGGAAAATAGTGTGTCCAATATTCTACGACGTTGACCCTTCTCAAGTCAGGAAACAGAATGGTAGTTTTTCGAAAGCATTTCAGAAGCACaaaaggaatgaagatccaaatGAGGTCAAGCAGTGGAGAGAGGATCTTACGGCTTCGGCAGATTTGGGCGGCTGGAACCTCAAAACCACGGCCGACGg GCACGAAGGAGTGTttattgagaaaattattggGGAGATCAAGGGACTATTGAAACCCACAGACTTAAAAGAAGCCAAGCACTCAGTTGGAATAGCTTTTCGCGTGCAAGAATTCAACATTAAATACTTAGACGTTAGAGGTTCACCTGATGTTCAAATAATTGGAATTTGGGGTATAGGCGGTATAGGTAAAACAACACTTGCCAGAGCCATTTTTAGCAAGTATCAGCATAGTTTTAGTAGTCAATGTTACCTTGAAGAGGTGAGGAgtaacaagaaaaatatggttAGTCTGCAAGAACAACTTCTTCGAGATATCTTGAAACGGCCTGACATTAAGGTAAGCAGTGTTGCTGAAGGAACCGAGGAGATAGAGAAAAGACTTGGAAGCATGAAGGTACTTGTCGTGGTTGATGACATAGATGACCTGGACCAATTAGATAAATTGGCGATAACACATGACACGTTTGGTCTAGGGAGTAGGATTATTATAACGACAAGAGATGAACAAGTGCTGAATATACAAAAGGTGGATAAAAGATATAAAGCACAAGAAATGACTGATAACGAAGCTTTTGAGCTCCTTAGTTGGCATGCCTTTGGAAATCCTTGTCCCGACGAAGAATATATTGAGCTCGCAAGAGATGTTGTTGATTATTGTGGAGGATTGCCCCTAGCTCTTGAAGTTGTTGGCCGTTTGTTGGCTACGAAAAAGACTAAAAGCATATGGAAAAGTACATTGGATAAATTGAGAAATATTCCAGATCGAACAATTCATGAAACGCTTAAATTAAGCTACGATGGTTTACGTGATGATCATGTGAAAGGTGTGTTCCTTGACATATCTTGTTTCTTTATTGGAAAGAATAAAAGTTTTGTCACAGCAATATTGGATGGTTGCAGTCGTTTTTCTGTAGAAGCAGAAATTGCCACACTCTGCGATCGATGTCTCTTATATTTTGGTGAATACAAAGAATTGAGGATGCATGATTTGATTCGAGATATGGGAAGAGAAATTGTGCGGGCAAAATCTCCTATGAAACTGGGAAAATGTAGTCGATTGTGGCATAGCGAAGATGCAAAAAGCGTGTTAAGGAACGAATCT GGAACAGAAGCAGTTGAAGGACTAACCTTATTTTTGCCAGAACATTCTGATGACGAGCAAAGCTTCACAACGGAAGCGTTTAAGAAGATGTGGCGTCTGAAATTTCTCGAGCTGAAAAATGTAAAGCTGACTGGAAGCTACAAACATCTTTCCAAGGAGTTAAGATCGTTGTATTGGAATGGATTTCCTCTTGAAGCCATACCAGTAGATTTTGATCAACGAAACCTAATTTATATGGAACTGAGGTACAGCAAGATGGTACGAGTTTGGGAGGATTCGGAGCTG TTGCCTAAGAAGTTGAAGTATCTCATTCTTGGAGACTGCCATAACCTGACTGAATTACCAGACTTTTCAAAACTCCCACATCTCGAGGCATTGTTCCTCAGTGGCTGTAAGGGTTTGTGTGGGGGTTACCATTTTTTAGCACAACTGAAGATGATTAAGGTATTAGAATTCCGCGACTGCAATATAACAGATGGTGCCGTTCTCGAAATAATTGGGAGTCTATATTCTTTAAAACTTTTAAATCTAGGTGGGAATGGTTTTAATAGGCTACCCATTCTCAGTGGCCTTTCTCAGCTTCGGTTTTTATTTCTATATCATTGCATAAACCTTCAGGCAATCCCAGATTTGCCGACGAGTTTGCTTGAATTGCATGCAAATTACTGCACTGCACTGGAAATAATGTCCGACTTTTCAGAGATGTCGAAAATGGGGAAATTGGAACTGAAAGACTGCCGCAAACTCAAAGATATTCCAAACTTGGAGAGCTCAATGGACTACATGGATTCAATTCATATGGAAGGGTGTACCAGTCTCACTGATACTTTTAAGGAGAACCTCCAAACG AAAAATGCATTTGGTGGAATTTTTCTCTCTGGAAATGATATTCCTCACCGGTTAGCCTATGTCGCGAGAGAGGATGAAACTGTCAAATTTGAAGTGCCACCAAGTATTGATTATATAGGAGGGTTGGCTTTGGGCATCGTTTATTCTTCGGACAACTCCGACTCTACCGGGTCTCTATGCATTGATGTTGTTAATCGTACCCAACGAACTATTTTTCGCATCAGGTCAATGGAGGCCACCACCGTAATTGCTTCCCATGAATATTATCTTTGGTTGGGAAATCTTTCAAACAAGAAGCTCAATCTTAAAGGTGGCGACATGGTTCTTGTAAAAGCAGAATTTTATGGACGAGATAATAGAATTAAGGTGAAGAAAATGGGAGTGGATATTGTAAAATGGGATTTGTTTGATGGTGGTACTAATTGGAACACCTATGCGACTATGCCATATGAGTCTGATGAAGACACTACTATGTCATATGAGTCtgatgaagaaacaaatgaCGATACACAGTTGAGCAATCGCCACGTTTTCCTCTGCTACAAGACCCCCGAGGCTTGGCCATGGCGCATTGAAGGCTTTGACTCCGATCCACTCCCTAAGTTCTTCGCATCTACTCTCAAAGCTCGCAAGAACGACATCAACGTTAAG ACGTTGCTGACAGTAATTGAAGGACGCGAAGGAACTGAGTTTTCCGACGGTGATGTATTGATTTTCCCACAAATGATCAAATACAGGTAA
- the LOC137739669 gene encoding altered inheritance of mitochondria protein 32-like, whose amino-acid sequence MASDDLSAAVTAAEDEKFGFKRSEMFKEKLAGTVNAYDRHVFLCYKTPEAWPSRVEGSESDPLPKLFASALKARKNDIAVKTLLTVIEGREGTEFSDGDVLIFPQMIKYRGLKESDVDSFVDDVLVNDKPWASGVQEALTGSHVFVCAHGSRDKRCGVCGPVLIDKFKDEAELRGLTNQVFVTACSHIGGHKYAGNLIIYSPGSDGSITGHWYGYVTPDDVPELLDQHIGKGEIIERLWRGQMGVSSDEAEKINDPKLSNGGESKKIQEKPQENGNQIQKNENFSGCCQGANSNGFTCCKEVSLEQNGGSEKKKLKETRESCARKDALGKLSSLIVNWEQSDVLAAAAVVGAVATVAMAYSFYRRSG is encoded by the exons ATGGCCTCCGACGACCTCTCTGCCGCCGTCACCGCCGCCGAAGACGAGAAGTTCGGCTTCAAGAGATCGGAGATGTTCAAGGAAAAACTTGCCGGTACGGTCAACGCCTACGACCGCCACGTCTTCCTCTGCTACAAGACCCCCGAGGCCTGGCCGTCGCGCGTCGAAGGCTCTGAGTCCGATCCACTACCTAAGCTCTTCGCCTCCGCTCTCAAAGCTCGCAAGAACGACATCGCCGTTAAG ACGTTGCTGACAGTAATTGAAGGACGCGAAGGAACTGAGTTTTCCGATGGCGATGTATTGATTTTCCCACAAATGATCAAATACAG GGGCTTGAAAGAGTCGGATGTGGACAGCTTTGTTGATGATGTCCTTGTGAATGACAAACCATGGGCTTCCGGAGTGCAAGAGGCGTTGACTGGCTCCCATGTATTTGTATGTGCACATGGTAGTCGAGATAAAAGATGTGGTGTTTGTGGACCTGTTCTCATTGATAAGTTCAAAGATGAGGCTGAGCTGCGAGGATTGACAAATCAGGTATTTGTTACTGCTTGCTCTCACATTGGAGGCCACAAGTATGCTGGAAACTTGATTATCTACAGCCCAGGTTCAGATGGAAGCATAACAGGCCATTG GTATGGCTATGTCACTCCTGATGATGTGCCAGAATTGCTTGATCAGCATATTGGGAAGGGAGAGATCATCGAACGACTTTGGAG GGGCCAAATGGGAGTATCTTCTGATGAAGCTGAAAAAATTAATGACCCGAAGCTTTCAAATGGAGGAGAAAGTAAGAAAATCCAGGAGAAGCCACAAGAAAACGGCAATCAGATTCAGAAAAATGAGAACTTTTCAGGCTGTTGCCAAGGTGCTAATAGTAATGGATTTACATGCTGCAAAGAAGTAAGTTTGGAGCAGAATGGTGGAAGTGAGAAAAAGAAGCTGAAAGAAACCAGAGAGTCGTGTGCCAGGAAGGATGCCTTGGGGAAGCTGTCAAGCTTGATTGTGAACTGGGAGCAAAGCGATGTTCTTGCAGCTGCTGCCGTGGTTGGAGCAGTGGCAACAGTGGCCATGGCCTATAGCTTTTATAGAAGGTCAGGCTGA
- the LOC137739738 gene encoding protein kinase PVPK-1-like → MGSLVDGVNSLPKIRYSAPPEVGKNPPSTTGTPRPSQPSSPKQSRSEGVSSPSCMTAHTYSVKTDSYSNGSVNNHKNPNKTTNHSMQQEEFLHMGKHYHNSNKGTLEHGGPNDVLNKSAETSYLNKVSVLEAKSSFKHPVNDSDSSRYLESSNHSLVPYKGVAGQTNSHLISHCASPQNSLYSASLYCEAKQSFTNTEVSECISSVEKSVESSEVTNSCDLIESRTTSIYRGSTGSDVSDESSSSSLSNAMYKPHKANDISWEAVQAARSHHDGTLGKEHFKLLRTLGCGDIGSVYLAELIGTKTYFAMKVMDKALLASRKKLLRAQTEREILQSLDHPFLPTLYTHFETAKVSCLVMEFCPGGDLHALRQKQPGKHFSEHAARFYVAEVLLALEYLHMLGIIYRDLKPENVLVREDGHIMLSDFDLSLRCAVSPTLVRSSNLSLETKKSAYCVQPACIQPTCVMQPDCITPTCFGPRFFKGKPKKDKKIKVKKNDNDVYNQVSPLPELVAEPTSARSMSFVGTHEYLAPEIIKGEGHGSAVDWWTFGIFLYELLFGRTPFKGQGNRATLFNVVGQPLRFPELPSVSFAARDLIRGLLVKEPQHRLAYRRGATEVKQHPFFQSVNWALIRCTTPPQVPKHYILETPDTPKEPLNGKMPGVDLKPSGNYLEIDFF, encoded by the exons ATGGGGTCACTGGTTGATGGGGTTAATTCTTTGCCGAAAATTCGCTATTCTGCACCGCCTGAGGTAGGCAAGAACCCTCCTTCCACAACTGGGACTCCTCGTCCTTCTCAGCCTTCATCTCCAAAACAATCAAGAAGCGAAGGGGTTTCGTCGCCATCCTGCATGACTGCGCATACTTATTCAGTGAAGACAGACAGCTACTCAAATGGTTCTGTAAATAATCATAAGAACCCCAACAAGACAACTAATCATAGCATGCAGCAGGAAGAGTTTCTTCATATGGGGAAACACTACCACAATTCGAATAAAGGAACACTCGAACATGGAGGCCCAAATGATGTTCTTAACAAATCAGCCGAAACTTCTTATCTGAACAAGGTTTCCGTGCTGGAAGCAAAATCAAGTTTCAAGCATCCAGTTAATGATTCTGATTCGAGTAGATATCTGGAATCTAGTAATCACAGTTTGGTTCCTTATAAAGGAGTAGCCGGGCAGACAAATAGCCACCTCATTTCTCACTGTGCAAGCCCTCAGAACAGTTTATATTCTGCCTCTCTGTATTGTGAAGCCAAGCAGAGTTTCACCAATACAGAAGTCAGTGAATGTATCAGCAGTGTGGAGAAGTCTGTTGAAAGCAGCGAAGTTACTAATTCCTGTGATCTTATTGAGAGCAGGACGACCAGCATCTATAGAGGCAGCACTGGCAGCGATGTTAGCGATGAGAGCAGCTCCAGTAGTTTGAGCAATGCCATGTACAAGCCCCACAAGGCAAATGATATTAGTTGGGAAGCGGTGCAAGCTGCGCGATCTCATCATGATGGAACACTGGGTAAGGAGCATTTCAAGTTGCTGAGGACACTGGGATGTGGAGATATAGGCAGCGTTTATTTGGCTGAACTGATTGGCACTAAAACTTATTTTGCCATGAAGGTTATGGATAAAGCATTACTGGCAAGTAGGAAAAAACTTCTTAGGGCTCAGACAGAGAGGGAAATACTGCAATCTCTGGATCATCCTTTCCTGCCAACATTGTATACACACTTTGAGACGGCAAAGGTATCTTGTTTGGTGATGGAGTTTTGTCCCGGGGGTGACCTGCATGCACTCAGACAAAAACAACCTGGGAAGCATTTTTCGGAGCATGCTGCTAG GTTTTATGTGGCTGAAGTTCTTCTAGCCTTGGAATATTTGCATATGCTCGGGATCATTTACAGAGACCTCAAACCAGAGAATGTTTTGGTGAGGGAAGATGGACATATAATGCTTTCAGATTTCGACCTTTCTTTAAGATGTGCCGTTTCCCCCACCCTGGTAAGATCTTCAAACTTAAGTTTGGAGACAAAGAAATCAGCATATTGTGTTCAGCCTGCATGCATCCAGCCAACTTGTGTAATGCAGCCGGATTGCATTACGCCCACATGTTTTGGTCCACGCTTTTTCAAGGGCAAACCCAAGAAAGATAAAAAGATCAAAGTGAAGAAGAATGATAATGATGTATACAATCAAGTGAGCCCTCTCCCTGAACTCGTTGCAGAACCGACAAGTGCTAGATCAATGTCCTTTGTGGGAACACACGAATACTTGGCGCCTGAAATCATTAAAGGTGAAGGCCATGGCAGCGCTGTAGATTGGTGGACCTTTGGGATCTTTCTCTACGAGCTTTTGTTCGGAAGAACTCCATTCAAGGGGCAAGGAAACCGGGCTACTTTGTTTAATGTGGTTGGCCAGCCTTTAAGATTTCCAGAGTTACCTTCTGTCAGCTTTGCAGCCAGGGACTTGATCAGAGGTTTACTTGTCAAGGAGCCACAGCATCGTCTTGCGTATAGGCGGGGAGCAACAGAAGTTAAACAACATCCGTTTTTCCAAAGCGTGAATTGGGCACTAATTCGTTGTACAACTCCACCCCAGGTGCCAAAGCACTACATATTGGAGACTCCTGACACACCGAAAGAACCATTAAACGGGAAGATGCCGGGTGTTGATTTGAAGCCTTCGGGTAATTATTTAGAGATTGATTTCTTTTGA
- the LOC137739717 gene encoding uncharacterized protein isoform X1, which produces MDSHTNDPNLDGEAHDINRPDHRHEPAEDDDYSRSQPHTGDGASPGKIFIGGLARETTTAQFIKHFGAYGEIIDSVIMKDRKTGQPRGFGFVTYADPSVVDKVIEDAHVINGKQVEIKRTIPRGAMGSKDFKTKKIFVGGIPTTVNEEEFSDFFSQYGEVKEHQIMRDHSTGRSRGFGFVTFDTEQAVDELLDKGNKLEFAGAQVEIKKAEPKKPNQPAPPSKRYNDSRPAYGGGYGESYGGFGGSSYGGAGAYRSAAAYGGRGSAYGGYGGSEFGGYGVYGGGSGIGAYRGESSIGYSGRYGGAYSRGYDMGGGYGGAGESYGGYGGAGGAAAGGGGYGSGYDAGFGGGYGGGYGGGSGAAFYGSRGGGYGGAGSGRYHPYGR; this is translated from the exons ATGGATTCGCATACCAACGACCCCAACCTCGACGGCGAAGCTCACGACATTAACCGGCCAGACCACCGACACGAGCCGGCGGAGGATGACGACTACAGCAGGTCCCAGCCTCACACTGGCGACGGCGCCAGTCCCGG GAAAATCTTTATAGGGGGTCTGGCAAGAGAGACTACCACAG CgcaatttataaagcattttggTGCGTACGGTGAGATTATAGATTCGGTGATAATGAAGGACCGGAAGACGGGGCAACCCCGTGGTTTCGGGTTTGTGACGTACGCAGACCCTTCTGTGGTTGATAAAGTCATTGAGGATGCTCATGTTATCAATGGCAAACAA GTCGAAATCAAGCGAACAATACCCCGGGGAGCAATGGGTTCTAAGGATTTCAAGACCAAGAAGATTTTTGTGGGTGGAATTCCAACAACTGTAAATGAAG AGGAGTTTAGCGACTTCTTTTCACAGTACGGAGAGGTCAAGGAACATCAGATTATGCGGGACCACTCCACCGGTCGCTCCCGTGGATTTGGATTTGTTACCTTTGACACAGAGCAAGCAGTGGATGAACTCTTGGACAAGGGGAACAAGCTTGAGTTTGCTGGAGCTCAG GTGGAGATAAAAAAGGCGGAGCCAAAGAAGCCAAACCAACCTGCACCACCATCGAAACGTTATAATGATTCTAGACCTGCATATGGTGGTGGGTATGGAGAAAGCTATGGTGGATTTGGAGGTAGCAGTTATGGTGGTGCTGGTGCTTATAGGTCAGCTGCTGCTTATGGTGGTAGAGGCAGTGCTTATGGAGGATATGGTGGCAGTGAATTTGGCGGATATGGAGTATATGGTGGCGGCAGCGGTATAGGGGCTTATAGGGGAGAATCTTCCATAGGATATTCAGGCCGTTATGGAGGAGCCTATAGCAGGGGTTACGATATGGGAGGTGGTTACGGTGGAGCTGGTGAGAGTTATGGGGGATATGGAGGTGCTGGTGGGGCAGctgctggtggtggtggttatgGGAGTGGCTATGATGCAGGTTTTGGAGGTGGTTACGGGGGTGGCTATGGAGGTGGTAGTGGAGCTGCCTTTTACGGTAGTAGAGGAGGGGGATATGGCGGTGCAGGTAGTGGCCGATATCATCCATATGGGAGGTAG
- the LOC137739717 gene encoding heterogeneous nuclear ribonucleoprotein 1-like isoform X2, translating into MTTTAGPSLTLATAPVPAQFIKHFGAYGEIIDSVIMKDRKTGQPRGFGFVTYADPSVVDKVIEDAHVINGKQVEIKRTIPRGAMGSKDFKTKKIFVGGIPTTVNEEEFSDFFSQYGEVKEHQIMRDHSTGRSRGFGFVTFDTEQAVDELLDKGNKLEFAGAQVEIKKAEPKKPNQPAPPSKRYNDSRPAYGGGYGESYGGFGGSSYGGAGAYRSAAAYGGRGSAYGGYGGSEFGGYGVYGGGSGIGAYRGESSIGYSGRYGGAYSRGYDMGGGYGGAGESYGGYGGAGGAAAGGGGYGSGYDAGFGGGYGGGYGGGSGAAFYGSRGGGYGGAGSGRYHPYGR; encoded by the exons ATGACGACTACAGCAGGTCCCAGCCTCACACTGGCGACGGCGCCAGTCCCGG CgcaatttataaagcattttggTGCGTACGGTGAGATTATAGATTCGGTGATAATGAAGGACCGGAAGACGGGGCAACCCCGTGGTTTCGGGTTTGTGACGTACGCAGACCCTTCTGTGGTTGATAAAGTCATTGAGGATGCTCATGTTATCAATGGCAAACAA GTCGAAATCAAGCGAACAATACCCCGGGGAGCAATGGGTTCTAAGGATTTCAAGACCAAGAAGATTTTTGTGGGTGGAATTCCAACAACTGTAAATGAAG AGGAGTTTAGCGACTTCTTTTCACAGTACGGAGAGGTCAAGGAACATCAGATTATGCGGGACCACTCCACCGGTCGCTCCCGTGGATTTGGATTTGTTACCTTTGACACAGAGCAAGCAGTGGATGAACTCTTGGACAAGGGGAACAAGCTTGAGTTTGCTGGAGCTCAG GTGGAGATAAAAAAGGCGGAGCCAAAGAAGCCAAACCAACCTGCACCACCATCGAAACGTTATAATGATTCTAGACCTGCATATGGTGGTGGGTATGGAGAAAGCTATGGTGGATTTGGAGGTAGCAGTTATGGTGGTGCTGGTGCTTATAGGTCAGCTGCTGCTTATGGTGGTAGAGGCAGTGCTTATGGAGGATATGGTGGCAGTGAATTTGGCGGATATGGAGTATATGGTGGCGGCAGCGGTATAGGGGCTTATAGGGGAGAATCTTCCATAGGATATTCAGGCCGTTATGGAGGAGCCTATAGCAGGGGTTACGATATGGGAGGTGGTTACGGTGGAGCTGGTGAGAGTTATGGGGGATATGGAGGTGCTGGTGGGGCAGctgctggtggtggtggttatgGGAGTGGCTATGATGCAGGTTTTGGAGGTGGTTACGGGGGTGGCTATGGAGGTGGTAGTGGAGCTGCCTTTTACGGTAGTAGAGGAGGGGGATATGGCGGTGCAGGTAGTGGCCGATATCATCCATATGGGAGGTAG
- the LOC137740144 gene encoding large ribosomal subunit protein uL15x-like, producing the protein MTTRFKKNRKKRGHVSAGHGRIGKHRKHPGGRGNAGGMHHHRILFDKYHPGYFGKVGMRYFHRLRNKFHCPIVNLDKLWSLVPQDVKDKAAAAKGGSEAPLLDVTQFGYFKVLGKGVLPSQPLVVKAKLISKTAEKKIKEAGGAVVLTA; encoded by the coding sequence ATGACGACGAGGTTCAAGAAGAACCGCAAGAAGCGGGGCCACGTCAGCGCCGGTCACGGGCGTATCGGCAAGCACCGCAAGCATCCCGGCGGTCGCGGTAACGCCGGAGGAATGCACCACCACCGGATCCTCTTCGACAAGTACCATCCAGGGTATTTCGGTAAGGTCGGTATGAGGTACTTCCACAGGCTGCGCAACAAGTTCCATTGCCCAATCGTCAACCTCGACAAGCTGTGGTCGCTTGTACCCCAGGACGTGAAGGACAAGGCCGCCGCCGCCAAGGGAGGAAGCGAGGCGCCGTTGCTCGACGTCACTCAGTTCGGCTACTTCAAGGTGTTGGGGAAGGGCGTTTTGCCGTCTCAGCCGTTGGTGGTGAAGGCCAAGCTGATCTCAAAGACCGCCGAGAAGAAAATCAAGGAGGCCGGTGGCGCCGTCGTGCTCACCGCTTAG